In Salinisphaera sp. T31B1, the following are encoded in one genomic region:
- a CDS encoding mandelate racemase/muconate lactonizing enzyme family protein produces MKIKRIVEKDLPISSPGANAVVDFAGLTTSVLAIESDLVRNGRPIVGYGFGSIGRWSVGGLLRERFLPRLTAAPAETLLDEQGLIDPFACWHIAMANEKPGGHGERAVALGTLDMALWDLRAKAEGLPLWQLLAERYRHGEADESVAVYAAGGYYRGDDTVKSLADEIRGYMDLGYTAAKIKIGAAPLATDIKRVEAAIDVLGSADALAVDANGRFDLDTALAYGRALSQYDLRWYEEPGDPLDFRLQAVLAETLSLPLATGENLFSSADARNLLRYAGMRPDRDVLQFDCGLSYGLPDYLKTLDLLTTHGWSARAVHPHGGHQMSLNLAAGLGLGGNESYPGVFQPLGGFADGIRVESGRVRLPDAPGVGLELKSELWRFLREML; encoded by the coding sequence ATGAAGATCAAACGCATCGTCGAGAAGGACCTGCCGATCAGTTCGCCCGGCGCCAACGCCGTCGTCGACTTTGCCGGGCTGACCACGAGCGTGCTGGCCATCGAGTCCGATCTGGTACGCAACGGCCGGCCGATAGTCGGCTATGGCTTTGGCTCGATCGGACGCTGGTCGGTGGGCGGTCTGCTCCGCGAGCGCTTTCTGCCCCGGCTTACCGCCGCGCCTGCCGAGACGCTGCTCGACGAGCAGGGCCTGATCGATCCGTTTGCCTGCTGGCATATCGCCATGGCCAACGAGAAGCCCGGCGGCCATGGCGAGCGTGCCGTTGCGCTGGGCACACTGGACATGGCGTTGTGGGATCTACGGGCCAAGGCCGAGGGGCTGCCATTGTGGCAGCTGCTGGCCGAGCGTTACCGCCACGGCGAAGCCGACGAGAGCGTGGCTGTCTACGCCGCCGGCGGCTATTACCGCGGCGACGACACCGTGAAAAGCCTCGCCGACGAGATACGTGGCTATATGGATCTCGGTTATACCGCAGCCAAGATCAAGATCGGGGCCGCGCCGCTGGCGACCGATATCAAGCGTGTCGAGGCCGCCATCGACGTACTCGGGTCGGCCGACGCACTGGCCGTGGACGCCAATGGCCGTTTCGATCTGGACACCGCGCTCGCCTACGGACGCGCGCTGTCCCAGTACGACCTGCGCTGGTACGAAGAGCCGGGCGACCCGCTGGATTTTCGTCTACAGGCCGTGCTCGCCGAAACACTCAGCCTGCCACTGGCCACCGGCGAAAACCTGTTCTCGTCGGCCGACGCGCGCAACCTGCTGCGCTATGCGGGCATGCGGCCGGATCGCGATGTGCTGCAGTTCGACTGCGGCCTGTCCTATGGGCTGCCGGACTACCTGAAGACGCTGGACCTGTTGACCACCCATGGCTGGTCGGCGCGGGCGGTCCACCCGCACGGCGGGCATCAGATGTCTCTGAACCTTGCCGCCGGCCTGGGCCTGGGCGGCAACGAATCCTATCCGGGCGTCTTCCAGCCGCTGGGCGGCTTTGCCGACGGTATCCGCGTCGAATCCGGCCGGGTACGGCTACCCGACGCACCGGGGGTCGGGCTGGAACTCAAATCCGAGCTATGGCGTTTCTTGCGCGAGATGCTCTGA